GACAACGGGAAGGAGACGAAAATGATTGGAGAGTTCGTGAAGTCCAAAGAAGTCGCACGGAGTCTGGCATGAATCCGGCCAAGACCGTCGAGGAGTATCTGGCGAAACTGCCGCAAGTGCAGCGCGCGGTGCTGGAGCCATTGCGCCGGGCGATCCGCGCGGCGGCGCCGCAGGCGGTGGAAGTGATCAGCTACCAAATCCCCACCTACAAACTCAACGGGCCGCTGGTGCACTTCATGGCCGCGAAGCATCACTGCAGTTTCATTTGTGTAGACAAATCGGTTCCGAAGCAGTTCGCCAAAGAACTGGCGGGGTACAAGGTTTCGGGGACAACAATTCAATTCACGCCCGAGAATCCGCCGGCTGCGACCCTGGTAAAGAAGATCGTGAAGATGCGCATCAAACAGAATGAGGGAAAGCGATGACAACCGGGACCTGTCCACGCGTGCGGGTGACGCGCGCGATCGCCGCGGAACGCGAACTCGTATTCCAAATGTGGACTTCTTCGAGCCACATAGCCCATTGGTGGGGACCGCACGGATTCACCAACCCGCGCTGCGAGTGGGAAGCGCGGCCGGGCGGCCGCTTCTTCATCGAGATGCGCGGCCCGGACGGGACGATCTATCCAGCGGCAGGAGAATTTCTGGAAGTCATCGCGCCGGAGCGACTGGTCTTCACGGCCGCGGCGTTGGATGACAAGAAGCAGCCGATTTTTGAAGTTCTGACGACGGTGACGCTAAGCGCGGCGGACGGCAAGACGATCGTGACGGTCG
This region of Candidatus Zixiibacteriota bacterium genomic DNA includes:
- a CDS encoding DUF1801 domain-containing protein — its product is MNPAKTVEEYLAKLPQVQRAVLEPLRRAIRAAAPQAVEVISYQIPTYKLNGPLVHFMAAKHHCSFICVDKSVPKQFAKELAGYKVSGTTIQFTPENPPAATLVKKIVKMRIKQNEGKR